From the genome of Plasmodium malariae genome assembly, chromosome: 9, one region includes:
- the PmUG01_09023200 gene encoding conserved Plasmodium protein, unknown function: MDGKEDSDNRKSLKYRGAHNNKNNSGKNRNNYRNICSDIYSNIYSNIYSNSYGNGYINNYSNNYDCSYIYESNNNKYKRDDTNYLYGKKSSKIEEEEDSGSREQIEQGAENIIISSRSIILFQLFLFVIYFFVLLIGSFNFSFKLFQVREKHLHELLNNIKDVSSCIYSTDYSEENEVNNKLFYDNTDKLIHGSNDSIYHNVRFKYYFTRDKHYKKTKNKIKKNNRGIKIFICLNKKKTFFLYSDFYHIISRFQKCFLKILTFFYNEIKNAFFLRDPNYDDGADADADADDDDDEHEHDNDNNYAATKFVMKNYVKNNNQAVTKYLYYNFILTKNNFYKKYYISVEYVFYLYLNDICYYHDFRYLTKDTDGESFFSPNFDDKFPYLKRKNDREILDETMLQNKKDITLFINHINKYLNDEKLLHMLHNLYMDICTERGIVRNYAKWQNKGTGEIGGNGNVRGNVSGKGIRENVSETKTDEIFLSDIGYEQYYDMYHRVMNIKNFSKCNTFFSKIRKKIKTINALKELNMCSKNYIRNLKKIPFYFFQDDFLDTPCYIYNELISNILRYYYKGIFLYIVIFIGCIHVVFSPFPITLVHFRRFFIYFLIIIYRLFILYYIPSIIEYIILKFNYLKNEEYMHIFDYSDHVILFSTLLFIISLETKAIVYTIKHQKISSDYLHYKYNRKFCLFLLHFILYYYYILLLFFLYTSYYTSKYFHTTNEIFVAYFFSTFSIFFLFYLFLYKNYFSFYSIGITSYINKSPHSMSNTLHSSAFIYNAYNSLKDKFAFD; encoded by the coding sequence ATGGATGGGAAGGAAGATTCCGATAACAGAAAAAGCTTAAAGTACAGAGGCGCacataacaataaaaataatagcggtaaaaatagaaacaattatagaaatatatgtaGCGATATTTATAGCAATATTTATAGCAATATATATAGCAACAGTTATGGCAACGGTTATATTAACAATTACAGCAATAACTACGACTGTAGCTATATTTATGAAAGCAACAATAATAAGTACAAACGTGATGatacaaattatttgtatggaaaaaaaagcaGCAAAatagaagaggaagaagataGTGGGAGTAGAGAACAAATAGAACAGGGTgcagaaaatattataataagcTCTAGGAGTATTATTCTGTTtcagttatttttattcgtcatatatttttttgttctattaataggatcttttaattttagtttTAAACTTTTCCAAGTACGAGAAAAACATTTGCATGAACTACTTAACAACATAAAGGATGTATcatcatgtatatatagtaCAGATTATTCAGAGGAGAATGaagttaataataaattattttatgataatacAGACAAGTTAATTCATGGTAGTAATGATAGTATATATCATAATGTAAGGTTCAAATACTACTTTACAAGGGATAAACATTacaaaaagacaaaaaacaaaattaagaaaaataacagAGGTATTaagatatttatttgtttaaataaaaaaaaaactttttttttatatagcgatttttatcatattatttCAAGATTTCAGAAatgttttcttaaaattttaacttttttttataatgaaataaagaatgctttttttttgagaGATCCTAATTATGATGATGGTGCTGATGCTGATGCTGATgctgatgatgatgatgatgaacATGAACatgataatgataacaatTATGCTGCTACCAAATTtgttatgaaaaattatgttaagaataataatcaAGCAGtaactaaatatttatattataattttatactaactaagaataatttttataaaaagtattatataagtgttgaatatgtattttatctTTACCTTAATGATATTTGTTACTATCACGACTTTAGATATCTTACCAAAGACACAGATGGAGaaagttttttttctccAAATTTTGATGATAAATTTCcctatttaaaaagaaagaacGACAGGGAAATTTTGGACGAAACGATGTTACAGAACAAAAAGGACATAACGCTTTTTataaatcatataaataagtacCTAAATGATGAGAAGCTTCTTCATATGTTGCATAATTTGTATATGGATATATGCACAGAGAGAGGAATTGTAAGAAACTATGCGAAGTGGCAAAACAAAGGTACAGGTGAAATAGGTGGAAATGGAAACGTAAGAGGAAATGTAAGTGGAAAAGGCATACGTGAAAATGTTAGCGAAACAAAGACGGATGAAATATTTCTGAGTGATATAGGTTACGAGCAGTATTACGACATGTATCACAGAgtgatgaatataaaaaattttagtaagTGTAACACTTTTTTCAGCaagataaggaaaaaaataaaaacaataaacgCATTAAAAGAGTTAAATATGTgctcaaaaaattatataagaaatttaaaaaaaattcccttttatttttttcaagatGATTTTCTTGATACCCcatgttatatttataatgaactgataagtaatatattaagatattattataagggtatatttctttatatagtaatatttattgGTTGTATTCATGTAGTATTTTCCCCATTTCCTATTACACTTGTTCACTTTCGtagattttttatttatttcctaataattatatatcgtttatttattttatactataTTCCATCtataattgaatatataattttaaaatttaattatttaaagaatgaagaatatatgcatatatttgaTTATTCGGAtcatgttattttattttcgaccttactatttattatttccctTGAAACAAAGGCTATTGTATATACTATTAAGCATCAGAAAATAAGCTCTGATTACcttcattataaatataatagaaaattttgtttatttttattacatttcattttatattattattacatacttttattgttttttttatatacgaGTTATTATACATCCAAGTATTTTCATACTACTAATGAAATATTCgttgcttattttttttctacgttttctattttctttcttttttatttatttttatataaaaattacttcaGTTTTTATAGCATAGGAATAACATCCTATATTAATAAGAGTCCACATTCTATGTCTAACACCCTGCACTCTTCCGCCTTCATTTACAATGCATACAATTCTTTAAAGGATAAATTTGCTTTTGACTGA
- the PmUG01_09023000 gene encoding conserved Plasmodium protein, unknown function: protein MVKEENEKFSYVNKIKFTDITGDNKTDKRVEYLWNLALSTIYENAKLSTKYVTLIKKITKNNLIFDNICCHYCNLIYIPFYNCEIKKVQNKNTLLYKCFLCNRKRRLNLQCFTNNAKSNSVKNIRKDRILSSSGNLKSFLINEIDDYEIKKKSDFVKGAESAFTEGEPLNELRANKDNSHGENKGEAIVNHLDDKRGNDKRSDDDDRGDNISDDNSRDGNEGMTIKDTLCHSMEGLFTIDYGPSSCTVATRNLNIPLKCSSYNKMCSHLEIYNNSKNKNDPCIGGNIKKKIKHNEDKNNVNCMNKKRSMYNENKRNVEHKIKSTGKTDSMNNCFSELSKKNERQSIVNFGNSNNFLNFNKSKKKKKNILDIL, encoded by the coding sequence ATggtaaaagaagaaaatgaaaaattctcgtatgttaataaaataaaatttacagaCATAACAGGTGACAACAAAACGGATAAAAGAGTAGAATACTTATGGAATTTAGCACTTTCAACGATTTATGAAAATGCAAAATTATCAACAAAATATGTTACACTAATAAAGAAAatcacaaaaaataatttaatttttgataatatatgctgtcattattgtaatttaatatatatcccTTTTTATAACTGTGAGATTAAAAAAGTCCAAAATAAAAACACATTACTTTACAAATGCTTTTTATGTAACCGTAAAAGAAGATTAAATTTACAATGTTTTACAAATAATGCAAAAAGTAATTCTGTTAAGAATATTAGGAAAGATCGAATATTGAGTAGCTCGGGCAATTTGAAATCTTTCCTTATTAATGAGATCGATGACtacgaaataaaaaaaaaaagcgatTTTGTAAAGGGAGCAGAAAGTGCATTCACTGAAGGAGAACCTTTAAATGAGCTAAGGGCTAATAAAGATAATTCTCATGGGGAAAATAAGGGGGAAGCAATTGTGAACCATCTTGATGATAAAAGGGGTAATGATAAACGAAGTGATGATGACGATCGAGGTGATAATATTAGTGATGATAACAGTCGTGATGGGAACGAAGGAATGACCATCAAGGACACCCTTTGTCATAGCATGGAGGGCCTTTTTACCATTGACTATGGTCCCAGTAGTTGCACTGTTGCAACAAGGAATCTTAATATTCCATTAAAATGCAGCAGTTACAATAAAATGTGTAGCCATCTTGAGATTTATAATAACTCCAAAAATAAGAACGATCCGTGTATAGGGGGCaacatcaaaaaaaaaataaaacataatgaaGATAAGAATAATGTGAATtgtatgaacaaaaaaagaagtatgTACAACGAGAATAAAAGGAATGTtgaacataaaattaaatcaaCTGGTAAAACAGACAGCATGAACAACTGCTTTAGCGAGttgagtaaaaaaaatgaaagacaAAGCATTGTTAACTTTGGCAATAGTAATAACTTcttaaattttaacaaatccaaaaaaaaaaaaaaaaatatattagatatcctttaa
- the ROM1 gene encoding rhomboid protease ROM1, putative: MSNIHTLADYRDEYSENLPLNRTPGYYESQSSFVQRSKPIDVVNLIFPHFTWKSFIMVVSITQIIVFIISISIKPSDFLTPSDDLLITLGANVASRIKRGEIHRLILPIFLHANIFHTFFNVFFQLRMGFTLEKNYGILKVAILYFVTGIYGNILSSAVTYCPIKVGASTSGMGLLGIVTSELVLLWHIIRHRERVVFNIIFFSLISFFYYFTFNGSNIDHIGHLGGLLSGLSIGILYNDQMENKPSWYNHMKNASYATLVLLALVPPVILLTVPRTC; this comes from the exons ATGAGTAACATTCATACCTTAGCAGATTATAGAGACGAGTACTCCGAAAACCTACCACTAAATAGAa CACCAGGGTACTATGAATCCCAGAGTAGTTTCGTACAAAGATCAAAACCGATTGATGTggttaatttaatttttccacACTTTACCTGGAAAAGTTTTATCATGGTTGTGTCAATTACTCAAATCAtcgtttttattatatcaattAGTATTAAACCTTCGGATTTTTTAACACCTTCTG ACGATTTATTAATAACACTAGGAGCAAATGTTGCTTCAAGAATAAAGAGAGGAGAAATTCACAGATTGATATTAccaatatttttacatgcaaatatatttcacacattttttaatgtctTTTTCCAATTAAGGATGGGTTTTACACTTGAGAAAAATTACGGTATCTTAAAAGTTGCAATACTATATTTTGTAACAGGTATATATGGAAACATTTTATCATCAGCTGTTACCTACTGTCCAATAAAAGTTGGTGCTAGTACTTCAGGCATGGGATTACTTGGTATAGTTACCTCCGAGTTGGTATTATTATGGCATATCATTAGACATAGAGAAAGGGtagtatttaatataatatttttttcgttaatttcttttttttattattttacatttaacgGATCGAACATTGACCACATTGGCCATTTGGGAGGCTTACTCTCGG GTTTATCAATCGGTATACTATACAATGACCAAATGGAAAATAAGCCCTCCTGGTACAACCATATGAAAAATGCATCATATGCTACATTGGTACTGCTAGCACTTGTTCCACCAGTTATTTTACTTACCGTTCCGCGCACCTGTTAA
- the PmUG01_09022900 gene encoding GTP-binding protein, putative, translated as MRFAPDLLKNIYNIEKRYFTDTTKVKLNSTGKKEIIVLHPILKKSKKYSKSCDETLYDAQEALGLARSAGFKIANGISMPSGGWTNMKFSNEYNKKSKIKDLDKLDGTREIKHTDKEAVNNLSSSNSPYVGNIIKKELSYKVNKNYSNDDCFSERSDCSMEEESFEKGDSISTKEDYNTENGNSSRKGRKSDDSDANCNYRYNHDYGCDGANDSNYLHARTKCEELEKKIAESIIIKVNRMDVKFYFGKGKLNELSKYFLKKPAPYIFINTLLSPEQFRNLDFLFNSLLKSYHDELQMNSRREKEENYFTFRVSDCVYNRSSEEQGEGDGQGYVDMYNDYLEEYEGEVTEKGEESEDDDKDGYPYERAAKEICERKSGQFVPIYVELFDRYSIILYIMKRRAKSNLSKLQLELARANFILNTYSEDNKSRMKYIKYIENNVLGKSQYDYEERYDKINAFDVDKQNKKKNYDYLGYTSNYIKNTETYKEYEKRIINNLYDKLRKELTKCKNNNSLQNISRKHKALIAIVGYTNAGKTKLINYLTKSNLKARNLLFQTLDNSYKNLNIADCYSTIFIDSIGFIQNIPYSLYESFKISLDAIKNADIVIHVIDVSHPHKERQKKCVIDTLRKIGIADEFIQNNVVEVWNKIDKLTEQQIFTLYKNKPKSALPISAKNGTNCDILIKIVQKLVNKIKNVQVLTLQFPTKEAQERINFIRKNFKVVPDSISYTPDGHTTIIKLVENPSNLKKYYEKFGE; from the coding sequence ATGCGCTTTGCACCtgatttgttaaaaaatatatataatatagagaAACGGTACTTTACAGATACAACGAAAGTAAAACTTAATAGTACagggaaaaaggaaattattgttttacatcctatattaaaaaagtcaAAAAAGTATAGCAAGAGCTGTGATGAAACACTTTACGATGCTCAGGAAGCTTTGGGGTTAGCTCGGTCAGCAGGGTTCAAAATTGCAAATGGAATTTCTATGCCATCAGGGGGTTGGACTAATATGAAGTTCTCAAATGAATATAACAAGAagagcaaaataaaagatttaGATAAACTTGATGGAACTAGAGAAATAAAACATACAGATAAAGAGGCAGTGAATAACTTGAGCTCTTCTAATAGCCCATATGTTGGTAACATAATAAAGAAGGAATTAAGTTATAAGGtgaacaaaaattattcaaatgaTGATTGTTTCTCTGAACGTTCTGATTGTAGTATGGAAGAAGAATCGTTTGAAAAGGGAGATAGCATCAGTACTAAAGAGGATTATAATACAGAGAATGGGAACTCATCAAGGAAAGGTAGAAAAAGCGACGACAGTGATGCTAATTGTAATTATCGTTACAATCATGATTATGGTTGTGATGGTGCTAATGATAGTAACTATTTACATGCTCGTACAAAATGCGAAGaactagaaaaaaaaattgcagaATCTATCATAATTAAAGTTAATAGAATGGATGTTAAGTTTTATTTTGGTAAAggtaaattaaatgaattgtccaaatattttcttaaaaaaccTGCAccgtatatatttattaatacgTTATTATCACCAGAACAATTCCGTAATTTGGATTTTCTGTTTAATAGCTTGTTGAAAAGTTATCATGATGAATTACAGATGAATAGCAGGAGggaaaaagaggaaaattaCTTTACTTTTAGAGTATCTGATTGTGTATACAACAGGTCAAGCGAGGAACAAGGAGAGGGGGATGGTCAGGGGTATGTAGATATGTATAACGATTATTTAGAAGAGTACGAGGGGGAAGTAACGGAAAAAGGGGAAGAATCAGAAGATGATGACAAGGATGGTTACCCTTACGAACGAGCAGCCAAAGAGATATGCGAAAGAAAAAGTGGTCAGTTTGTGCCGATATACGTTGAGTTGTTTGACAGGTACAGTATCATTTTGTACATTATGAAGAGAAGGGCAAAAAGCAACTTAAGTAAACTACAGCTAGAACTGGCAAGggcaaattttattttgaacaCCTATTCAGAAGATAACAAATCaagaatgaaatatataaaatatattgaaaataatgtTTTAGGAAAATCTCAATACGATTATGAAGAAAGGTATgacaaaataaatgcattCGATGtagataaacaaaataaaaagaaaaattatgattaCCTAGGATATACAAGtaactatataaaaaatacagaaaCGTATAaggaatatgaaaaaagaattattaataatctttatgataaattaagaaaagagttgacaaaatgtaaaaataataatagcttACAAAACATTTCAAGAAAACATAAAGCTTTGATAGCCATTGTAGGTTATACAAATGCGGGGAAAACTAaactaataaattatttgacTAAATCTAATCTAAAAGCAAGAAATTTGCTCTTTCAAACATTAGATAATTCgtacaaaaatttaaatatagcTGATTGTTATTCGACAATTTTTATTGATTCAATTGGATTCATACAAAATATTCCTTATTCTTTATACGAATCTTTTAAGATATCCTTAGATGCAATAAAGAATGCTGACATAGTTATTCATGTAATTGATGTAAGTCATCCACACAAAGAACGgcaaaaaaaatgtgtaataGATACATTAAGGAAAATTGGAATAGCTGATGAATTTATACAAAACAATGTTGTGGAAGTATGGAATAAAATAGACAAGTTAACAGAGCAACAAATTTTCACTTTATATAAGAACAAACCAAAAAGTGCTCTACCCATTTCGGCCAAAAATGGCACGAACTGTgatatacttataaaaattgtacaaaaattagttaataaaataaaaaatgttcaaGTTTTAACTTTGCAATTTCCGACAAAAGAAGCCCAAGAAAGAATAAACTTTATTAGGAAGAATTTCAAAGTGGTTCCAGATTCGATTTCCTACACGCCAGATGGACATACAACGATTATCAAGTTGGTCGAGAATCCGAGCAACTTGAAAAAGTACTACGAGAAATTTGGAGAGTGA
- the GloI gene encoding glyoxalase I, putative yields the protein MEKKNVLMLGKKYNITWQQTMLRIYDPKETVEFYEKNFGMINIHTYHFKEYNFSLYFMITPPYDEEERKKLPTPNTKESEKYLWDLKTVCLELTYNHNSNEKLSNGNNENDKGFGHIAFNCHDVVELCDFLFKEKNVKFHKLPHETKMKTIGFALDPNSYWIEIVRRSSQVKWESNHTITNFSQTMIRIKNPKKSLYFYIHLLGMKLIHIKHNSDFSLYFLKSSYLNDENELNDHKKIGKEPTQEEYNFEILRNSYQSNEDYENFKMSWEPVLELTHNHGTENNDNFSYHNGNTEPRGFGHIGFLVNDLEGYCKELENLNIPFKKKVHEGIMNNIAFVYDPDNYLVELIQRGTSFSVTKEKEVEE from the coding sequence atggaaaaaaagaatgtttTGATGCTGGGAAAAAAGTACAATATAACATGGCAACAAACTATGTTGCGTATTTATGATCCAAAAGAAACAGTTGAGTTTTATGAAAAGAATTTTGGAATGATTAATATTCATACATATCATTTTAaggaatataatttttccttatattttatgataacACCTCCATATGATGAAGAAGAAAGGAAGAAATTACCTACACCCAACACAAAAGAATCTGAAAAGTATTTGTGGGACTTAAAAACAGTATGTTTAGAACTAACATATAATCATAACAGTAATGAAAAGTTAAGTAATgggaataatgaaaatgacaAGGGGTTTGGGCATATTGCATTTAATTGCCATGATGTTGTAGAATTATgtgattttctttttaaagaaaagaatgtaaaatttcataaattaCCACATGAAACCAAAATGAAAACTATTGGTTTTGCTCTTGACCCAAACAGTTATTGGATTGAAATAGTTAGAAGATCAAGTCAAGTTAAATGGGAAAGTAATCATACTATTACCAATTTTTCTCAAACAATGATTAGGATTAAAAACcctaaaaaaagtttatatttctatatacatttattaggtatgaaattaatacatataaagcACAATTCCGACTTTTccttgtattttttaaagtcCAGTTATTtgaatgatgaaaatgaattaaatgatCATAAGAAAATAGGAAAGGAACCAACACAAGAAGAATACAATTTTGAAATACTAAGGAATTCTTATCAATCCAATGAagattatgaaaattttaaaatgtctTGGGAGCCTGTTTTAGAATTAACACATAATCATGGTACggaaaataatgataatttttcgTATCATAATGGAAATACAGAACCCAGAGGTTTTGGTCACATCGGGTTTTTAGTAAACGATTTAGAGGGGTATTGTAAAGAGTTAGAAAATTTGAATattccttttaaaaaaaaagtacacgAAGGgataatgaataatatcGCTTTTGTCTATGACCCTGATAACTACTTGGTTGAGTTAATTCAAAGGGGCACGTCATTCAGTGTAACTAAAGAGAAAGAGGTAGAGGagtga
- the PmUG01_09023400 gene encoding dynein light chain type 2, putative, protein METSIKSNIKNTEVNENEKSSKEENKVNMEGFRFFANTCEEKLKVFLENFFCNKSREELHYVEEKQDKLNHGTAYDNSSSSKNNSNSFLDSNDICADNDSSKENEDNNFEKNKLSKSNYDKIAINLADEVEQFMKSFVNERYKIVVQAIIGENKKQGVHIASKSLWNVETDNYISAKYINDFIFVTIMVFLLYNE, encoded by the exons ATGGAAACAAGCATCAAAAgcaacataaaaaatactgaggttaatgaaaatgaaaaaagtagCAAGGAAGAGAATAAGGTAAATATGGAAGGCTTTCGTTTTTTCGCAAATACAtgtgaagaaaaattaaaagtctTTTTagagaattttttttgtaataaaagCCGCGAAGAGTTACACTATGTAGAAGAAAAACAGGACAAGCTAAACCATGGAACTGCTTAtgataatagtagtagtagcaaaaataatagtaacagttTTCTTGACAGTAACGATATTTGTGCAGATAATGACTCttcaaaagaaaatgaagacaacaattttgaaaaaaataaacttagTAAAAGCAACTACGATAAAATAGCTATCAATTTGGCGGATGAGGTCGAACAATTTATGAAGTCCTTCGTCAATGAAAGGTACAAAATTGTTGTGCAGGCGATTATTggggaaaacaaaaaacagggg GTACACATTGCTTCCAAATCGCTCTGGAATGTTGAAACGGACAATTACATTTCCGCAAAATATATCAAcgatttcatttttgttacAATTATGGTCTTTCTTCTTTATAACGAGTAA
- the MAPK2 gene encoding mitogen-activated protein kinase 2, putative: MLKKKKECYTVDSEEKNLKKKSTSTKTSTLKKKNISGNGEEREEKEEVMCEFKNKNESEENETNNVAKQCSVVEKKKKRSDNYENKNGKGKEEKINIKEAIIKNVRVPDNYEIKHLIGRGSYGYVYLAYDKNTNKNVAIKKVNRMFEDLIDCKRILREITILNRLNSDYVIRLCDLVVPEDLLKFDELYIVLEIADSDLKKLFKTPIYLTEEHVKTILYNLLLGEKYIHESGIIHRDLKPANCLLNQDCSVKICDFGLARTINYEQDIHIVKDVEEKEENEEPGPHNKNLKKQLTSHVVTRWYRAPELILLQENYTKSIDIWSTGCIFAELLNMMKCHINNPTNRFPLFPGSSCFPLSPDHNSKKVHEKSNRDQLNVIFNVIGTPTEDDLKSINKDEVIKYIKLFPPREGIDLKNKFPSISEEGIDLLESMLRFNAKKRITIDNALSHPYLKDVRKKHLEKFSTEKIILPFDDWMILSETQLRYIFLKEIQSFHSDLVIPSKLTIHENKFYNTGELKN; encoded by the coding sequence ATgctgaaaaaaaagaaggagtGTTATACTGTCGATTCGGAGGAAAAAAacttgaagaaaaaaagcacTTCTACTAAAACGTCAACactgaaaaagaaaaatatttctggTAATGGAGAAGAGAGAGAAGAAAAGGAAGAGGTAATGTGCGAATTTAAGAATAAGAATGAGTCAGAAGAAAACGAAACGAATAATGTTGCAAAGCAATGCAGCGtcgttgaaaaaaaaaaaaaaagaagcgaTAATTATGAGaacaaaaatggaaaaggtaaagaagagaaaataaatataaaagaggctattataaaaaatgtgcgAGTTCCtgataattatgaaattaaaCATTTGATAGGACGTGGTTCTTATGGTTACGTATATTTAgcatatgataaaaatacaaataagaaTGTAGCTATTAAGAAGGTAAACAGAATGTTTGAAGATCTAATAGAttgtaaaagaatattaagaGAAATAACTATATTAAATAGATTGAATAGTGATTATGTTATAAGACTCTGCGATTTGGTAGTACCTGaagatttattaaaatttgacGAGTTATATATAGTCTTAGAAATAGCAGATTCTgatttaaagaaattatttaaaacacCCATATATTTAACAGAAGAACATGTAAAAACTATTTTATACAATTTGTTATTaggagaaaaatatattcacgAGTCAGGTATTATACATAGGGATTTAAAACCAGCTAACTGTTTATTGAATCAAGACTGCTCAGTTAAGATATGTGATTTTGGACTAGCTAGAACAATAAATTATGAGCAAGACATCCATATCGTTAAAGAtgtagaagaaaaagaagaaaatgaagaGCCAGGTCCtcataacaaaaatttaaaaaaacagttAACGAGCCATGTAGTTACAAGATGGTATAGAGCACCTGAACTCATTTTACTTCAAGAAAATTACACAAAATCTATTGATATATGGTCAACTGGATGCATATTTGCAGAGTTATTAAATATGATGAAATGTCATATAAACAATCCAACGAACCGTTTCCCCTTATTTCCTGGATCGTCTTGTTTTCCTTTGTCACCTGATCACAATTCTAAAAAAGTACATGAAAAAAGTAACAGAGATCAgttaaatgttatttttaatgtaataGGTACCCCAACAGAAGATGATTTgaaaagtattaataaagACGAagtcattaaatatattaagttatTCCCTCCTCGAGAAGGTATtgacttaaaaaataaatttcctTCTATATCTGAGGAAGGAATTGATTTGCTAGAATCTATGTTAAGGtttaatgcaaaaaaaagaattaccATAGATAATGCTTTGAGTCACCCATATTTAAAAGACGTgagaaaaaaacatttagaaaaattttctacagaaaaaattatacttcCTTTCGATGACTGGATGATATTATCTGAGACTCAGctaagatatatttttctaaaagaAATTCAGTCCTTTCATTCGGACCTCGTTATACCATCCAAATTGACTATACacgaaaataaattttataatacagGAGAGCTCAAAAATTAG